A region of Takifugu rubripes chromosome 6, fTakRub1.2, whole genome shotgun sequence DNA encodes the following proteins:
- the LOC101062614 gene encoding LOW QUALITY PROTEIN: rhodopsin-like (The sequence of the model RefSeq protein was modified relative to this genomic sequence to represent the inferred CDS: deleted 2 bases in 1 codon), whose amino-acid sequence MRLLGSREGPPGGKQNSLSWVGLLVLLYKSSGAETSPSLSERMDAEELVESIVRGLMFLAGVLGNNWLAVRSFPTQRSSVRTNEVLFLNLALSNLITNYLVDLPDTVADFAGRWFLGETYCGIFRFCADLSETSSIFTTLFISVFWHQKLVGSLKRGGSPVQMDSLCLVACLLAGSWTVAVVFSIPHFFFVKVEASNESSEDCIDVFPNKAAKQTYEIIYLTLANAVPVAGIVFASVQIVITLLRNHRRIRSHGPDPTKISNEPKDRSSDPGPTPVPGLHRSASLRWLRAPEPQPGGTDRTPEGGPRPSQAPAKPTMASSSQVRAAKSVVGVASVFLVCWLTHLLLRITNSVHTSSLVVEVASYIAASYTCIIPYIFLHGVKKLHCSCKR is encoded by the exons ATGCGTCTCCTTGGTAGTAGAGAAGGTCCCCCAGGTGGAAAGCAGAACTCTCTGTCTTGGGTTGggcttcttgtcctcctctaTAAAAGTTCAGGTGCTGAAACATCTCCAAGTTTGTCTGAAAGAATGGACgcggaggagctggtggagtcCATCGTCCGAGGACTGATGTTCCTGGCAGGGGTCCTGGGGAACAACTGGCTGGCCGTGCGCTCCTTCCCAACACAGAGGTCCAGCGTCCGCACCAATGAggtcctcttcctcaacctgGCTCTCTCCAACCTCATCACCAACTACCTGGTGGACCTGCCCGACACCGTGGCGGATTTTGCCGGCAGGTGGTTCCTGGGGGAGACCTACTGCGGCATATTCCGCTTTTGTGCCGACCTCTCGGAGACCAGCAGCATCTTCACCACCCTCTTCATCAGCGTCTTCTGGCACCAGAAGCTGGTGGGCTCCCTGAAACGGGGAGGCTCGCCGGTTCAGATGGACAGCCTGTGCTTGGTGGCGTGTCTGCTGGCCGGCAGCTGGACGGTGGCGGTGGTCTTCAGCATCCCGCACTTCTTCTTCGTCAAAGTGGAAGCGAGCAACGAGAGCAGCGAGGACTGCATAGACGTGTTTCCCAACAAGGCGGCCAAGCAGACCTACGAGATCATCTACCTCACGCTGGCCAACGCCGTCCCCGTCGCCGGGATCGTGTTCGCCAGCGTGCAGATCGTCATCACTCTCCTGCGGAACCACAGACGCATCCGGAGCCACGGTCCCGACCCAACCAAGATCAGCAATGAACCCAAAGACAGGAGTTCAGATCCAGGTCCCACCCCCGTCCCAGGTCTACACAGGAGCGCCTCC CTGAGGTGGCTCAGAGCTCCAGAGCCGCAACCCGGCGGCACAGACAGAACCCCAGAGGGGGGTCCGAGGCCCAGTCAGGCTCCGGCCAAGCCCAccatggcctccagctcccaggTGAGGGCAGCCAAGAgcgtggtgggcgtggccagcgtGTTCCTGGTGTGCTGGCTGACTCACCTGCTCCTGCGCATCACCAACAGCGTCCACACCTCCTcgctggtggtggaggtggccAGCTACATCGCAGCCTCCTACACCTGCATCATCCCCTACATCTTCCTGCACGGGGTGAAAAAGCTGCACTGCTCGTGCAAGAGGTAG